In the Palaeococcus pacificus DY20341 genome, one interval contains:
- a CDS encoding M48 family metallopeptidase, which produces MPEIELGGKRIHYELILKRVKYLRVYLAPDGRLIVVSPTRNVEPILKAKKAWILNKINRIEKIKELSSKFPYLGRFYDVEEGESFNILEDKIFIPTRKQLERNLRKELKSTIEPLIEERAKVLGVEPNKLFVRKQKTRWGSCSAKGNLSFNLALMALPKSLIDYVVTHEVAHLRKMNHSKDFWSLVSRFHPDWKKKRKELKDWWLIVHNNQIWKDLLEGKR; this is translated from the coding sequence ATGCCCGAGATAGAGCTGGGAGGAAAGAGAATCCACTATGAGCTTATACTAAAGAGGGTTAAGTACCTTAGGGTTTATCTCGCCCCGGATGGGAGGCTAATCGTAGTCTCTCCTACAAGGAATGTTGAACCTATTTTAAAAGCAAAGAAAGCGTGGATTTTAAACAAAATTAACAGGATAGAAAAAATAAAAGAGCTCAGCTCAAAATTTCCATATTTGGGGCGGTTCTATGATGTTGAAGAGGGTGAAAGTTTTAATATTCTTGAAGATAAAATTTTCATTCCCACCAGAAAACAGCTGGAAAGGAATCTTAGAAAAGAGCTTAAGAGCACAATTGAACCTCTTATAGAAGAGAGGGCAAAAGTGTTAGGTGTTGAGCCAAATAAACTCTTCGTGAGAAAGCAGAAGACAAGATGGGGAAGCTGTTCTGCCAAAGGCAACCTCAGCTTCAACCTAGCATTAATGGCGCTTCCAAAGAGCCTCATAGACTACGTCGTGACTCATGAGGTAGCCCACCTGAGAAAAATGAACCATTCAAAGGACTTTTGGAGCTTAGTATCAAGATTCCACCCGGACTGGAAGAAAAAGCGAAAAGAGTTAAAGGACTGGTGGCTTATAGTTCACAACAATCAAATTTGGAAGGATCTCTTGGAGGGAAAGAGGTGA
- a CDS encoding MBL fold metallo-hydrolase, producing the protein MKIIILGSGIYSGTPKPLCDCENCSRARKYPQYKRTRFSMYIPKIKALIDPSPDLHYHLERLNMPVKHVFITHAHFDHIGGLPELQIFKHIKLYAHAKTLEVAEYLQKRFVGESRWNWEYFPLEFNRWYDFGFKVYHFKVAHQPIEVAGGFIIQIGNKKIVITGDTGPEILEDKKTLEEISNADLLVAEMTHKHSIPKTHLGVEDAIKLAQKVRAKKTVFVHISHTNYTHEELEEKAKEYLIARDFMHLEI; encoded by the coding sequence GTGAAGATTATAATTCTCGGCTCTGGTATATATAGCGGTACTCCCAAACCTCTATGCGACTGTGAGAACTGCTCAAGAGCTAGAAAATATCCTCAATATAAGCGAACAAGGTTTTCAATGTATATCCCTAAAATCAAAGCTCTTATAGATCCATCTCCAGATTTGCACTACCACCTTGAGCGCCTCAACATGCCCGTTAAACATGTTTTTATCACTCATGCTCACTTCGACCATATAGGCGGTTTACCCGAACTCCAGATTTTTAAGCACATCAAGCTTTACGCGCACGCTAAGACTCTCGAAGTGGCGGAATACCTACAAAAGCGGTTTGTAGGAGAGAGCAGATGGAACTGGGAATATTTCCCTTTAGAATTCAACAGGTGGTACGACTTTGGTTTTAAGGTTTATCACTTTAAAGTTGCCCATCAACCAATAGAAGTTGCAGGAGGATTTATAATTCAAATTGGAAACAAAAAAATAGTGATTACCGGAGATACTGGCCCAGAAATACTTGAAGATAAAAAGACTCTGGAAGAGATTAGCAACGCCGACCTGCTCGTTGCTGAGATGACACACAAACACTCAATTCCGAAGACACATCTCGGAGTTGAAGACGCAATAAAGCTCGCTCAAAAAGTCAGGGCAAAGAAAACAGTTTTTGTTCACATAAGCCACACAAACTACACGCACGAAGAGCTGGAAGAAAAAGCAAAGGAGTACTTAATAGCGAGAGACTTTATGCATCTCGAAATCTAA
- a CDS encoding secondary thiamine-phosphate synthase enzyme YjbQ gives MKVVTEEFHFSTRGEIDLVNLTEEIERFVERAGVKNGQLLVFVPGATGAVVAIEDEDGLLEDFKRILEELVPKGGGYNHDMIDSNAHSHLRATLLGPSLVLPIANGKLIRGIWQQIFFVELDVRPRRRKVILQAIGYGDIVDV, from the coding sequence ATGAAGGTGGTAACTGAGGAGTTTCACTTCTCCACGAGGGGCGAGATTGACCTGGTCAACTTAACAGAAGAGATTGAGCGCTTCGTTGAGAGGGCTGGAGTTAAAAACGGCCAGCTCTTGGTTTTTGTTCCTGGTGCAACAGGTGCTGTTGTGGCGATAGAGGACGAAGATGGTCTCCTGGAAGACTTCAAACGAATCCTTGAGGAGCTTGTACCTAAAGGCGGGGGCTACAATCATGATATGATTGATAGCAACGCTCACTCTCACCTTAGGGCTACACTTTTAGGCCCGTCATTAGTGCTGCCCATTGCGAATGGAAAGCTCATTAGAGGAATCTGGCAGCAGATATTCTTCGTTGAGCTCGACGTAAGGCCTAGGAGGAGGAAAGTAATCCTCCAAGCGATTGGCTACGGGGATATTGTGGATGTTTAG
- a CDS encoding VanZ family protein, with translation MKRRFLFFYVLLLFVLNLSPKVPTSPIPNGDKLVHFLEFALLGVLADGSAKYLLGLPFLLEFLQLFVPGRVFSTGDMMANLIGFTCGYLAWRVWNEGGN, from the coding sequence ATGAAGCGTAGGTTCCTTTTCTTCTACGTTCTGCTTTTATTTGTTTTAAATCTCTCTCCAAAAGTCCCTACATCGCCAATACCCAATGGGGATAAACTTGTCCATTTCTTAGAGTTTGCCCTTTTGGGCGTTTTGGCTGATGGAAGTGCCAAGTATTTGCTCGGACTTCCTTTTCTCCTAGAGTTCCTCCAGTTATTCGTGCCGGGAAGGGTGTTTTCTACTGGAGACATGATGGCAAACTTAATAGGCTTCACCTGTGGTTATTTAGCTTGGAGGGTTTGGAATGAAGGTGGTAACTGA
- a CDS encoding thiamine-phosphate synthase family protein, whose amino-acid sequence MRTPCSFWAEVISPSLRAKVAKHLYEKGFTQAQIAEKLGITQAMVSKYLSGKYKQLSEDIEVIIGEMAREIANMISYGADDEEVVKYTARKFFELIQGELCSAYLKYANLKDPSLCREIFGEIPSKGEVLETLNLALRELLKDEKFLWLIPEIRSNFAYALPSPKGSEDVAAVPGRITNAKGKAFALPPEFGVSKHTAQILVDVSKVRPEIRSVINIKFDDEIERALKEAGFSFEDIEEGERDEEKTVELIRMLFENAKEPLDAVVDRGAFGIEPCVYIFGRNPLEVVEKIKKLESCL is encoded by the coding sequence ATGAGAACACCGTGCTCATTTTGGGCGGAGGTCATAAGCCCTAGCCTGAGGGCAAAGGTTGCTAAGCATCTCTATGAAAAAGGTTTTACTCAAGCTCAAATAGCTGAAAAGCTCGGTATAACTCAAGCGATGGTGAGCAAATATCTGTCCGGGAAGTATAAGCAGCTTAGTGAGGACATTGAGGTTATTATTGGGGAAATGGCGAGAGAAATTGCCAACATGATTTCCTATGGCGCTGATGATGAGGAGGTTGTTAAGTACACAGCGAGGAAATTTTTTGAGCTGATTCAAGGCGAGCTCTGTTCTGCCTATCTAAAATATGCTAACCTAAAAGATCCCAGCTTGTGCAGGGAGATTTTTGGTGAAATTCCTTCAAAAGGAGAGGTCCTGGAGACTCTTAACTTAGCATTGAGGGAGCTTTTGAAGGATGAGAAGTTCTTATGGTTGATACCGGAGATTAGGAGCAACTTTGCATATGCTCTTCCGAGCCCCAAGGGGAGTGAGGACGTCGCTGCTGTTCCCGGCAGGATAACCAACGCCAAAGGAAAAGCTTTTGCCCTCCCCCCAGAGTTTGGAGTTAGCAAGCACACTGCCCAGATATTGGTTGATGTCTCCAAAGTCCGCCCTGAGATCAGGAGCGTGATAAACATAAAGTTCGACGATGAGATCGAGAGAGCATTGAAAGAGGCGGGATTTTCATTTGAAGACATAGAAGAAGGGGAGAGGGACGAGGAAAAAACTGTAGAGCTCATAAGAATGCTGTTTGAAAATGCTAAAGAACCTCTGGATGCTGTTGTTGACAGGGGAGCTTTTGGAATTGAGCCTTGCGTCTATATTTTTGGCAGAAATCCCTTAGAAGTTGTGGAGAAGATTAAGAAGTTGGAGAGCTGTCTATGA
- the pyrB gene encoding aspartate carbamoyltransferase, whose amino-acid sequence MWKGKDVISIRDFSKKDIEYVLKTAENLEHELKEKGSLEYAKGKILATLFFEPSTRTRLSFESAMHRLGGSVIGFSEASSTSVKKGESLRDTIKTVEQYSDVIVIRHPKEGAARLAAEVADIPVINAGDGSNQHPTQTLLDLYTIKSAFGKIDGLKIGLLGDLKYGRTVHSLSEALTHYDVELYLISPELLRMPKHIVEELKERGIKVYETSDLESVIGELDVLYATRIQKERFPDEQEYLKVKGSYVIDCEVLKKAKETLKVMHPLPRVDEIHPSVDSSKHAIYFKQVFSGVPVRMALLGLTLGVIE is encoded by the coding sequence ATGTGGAAAGGTAAAGACGTTATAAGCATTAGAGATTTCTCAAAAAAAGATATTGAGTACGTTCTAAAAACCGCAGAGAACCTCGAGCATGAGCTTAAAGAGAAGGGCTCTTTGGAGTATGCAAAGGGCAAGATTTTGGCGACGCTCTTCTTCGAACCTTCAACGAGGACAAGACTGAGTTTTGAGAGTGCAATGCACCGTTTAGGAGGAAGCGTAATAGGCTTTTCAGAAGCATCAAGTACGAGCGTCAAGAAAGGAGAGAGCTTGAGGGACACCATAAAAACGGTCGAACAGTATAGCGACGTTATAGTTATTAGGCACCCAAAGGAGGGAGCCGCAAGATTAGCAGCTGAAGTAGCGGATATTCCAGTTATAAATGCCGGCGACGGGAGCAATCAGCACCCAACACAAACTTTGCTCGACCTCTACACCATAAAGAGTGCCTTTGGAAAGATTGATGGCCTAAAGATAGGCCTTCTTGGAGATTTAAAGTACGGCAGAACGGTGCACAGCCTAAGCGAAGCTTTAACTCACTACGATGTAGAGCTGTACTTAATTTCGCCTGAGCTCTTAAGAATGCCCAAACATATTGTAGAGGAGCTCAAGGAGAGGGGCATAAAAGTCTATGAGACGAGCGATTTAGAGAGCGTGATTGGCGAGCTTGATGTCCTCTACGCAACGAGGATTCAGAAGGAGCGCTTCCCAGACGAGCAGGAGTATTTAAAGGTCAAAGGAAGCTATGTAATAGACTGTGAAGTTCTAAAGAAGGCAAAAGAGACCCTAAAAGTTATGCACCCACTACCAAGAGTTGATGAGATACATCCAAGCGTTGACTCTTCAAAACACGCGATTTACTTTAAGCAGGTGTTCTCGGGAGTTCCTGTTAGAATGGCGCTTCTTGGTCTTACATTGGGGGTGATAGAATGA
- the pyrI gene encoding aspartate carbamoyltransferase regulatory subunit gives MSELKVTAIKEGTVIDHIPAGKGLKVIQILKLDKLDGGALLLAANVHSKKLGKKDIVKIEGRFLSEEEVNKIALIAPSATVNIVRDYKVAEKFQVGIPEEISGILKCANPNCVSNHEYTTPKFYVISKEPLKVRCHYCERTMEEKEILANL, from the coding sequence ATGAGCGAGCTCAAAGTGACAGCCATTAAGGAGGGAACAGTGATAGACCACATTCCCGCAGGGAAAGGTCTCAAAGTAATCCAAATCCTCAAACTCGATAAGCTGGACGGTGGAGCACTCTTATTAGCGGCGAATGTCCACAGCAAGAAGCTTGGAAAGAAAGACATAGTAAAAATCGAAGGAAGGTTCCTAAGCGAGGAGGAAGTGAATAAAATCGCACTGATAGCGCCGAGCGCCACTGTTAATATAGTTAGGGACTATAAAGTCGCGGAGAAGTTCCAAGTGGGGATTCCCGAGGAAATAAGCGGCATACTGAAGTGCGCAAATCCGAACTGTGTGAGCAACCATGAGTATACAACACCAAAGTTCTACGTCATCTCAAAGGAGCCTCTAAAGGTTCGCTGCCACTACTGCGAGAGGACTATGGAGGAGAAGGAGATTTTGGCCAATTTGTGA
- a CDS encoding D-glucuronyl C5-epimerase family protein: MNSMKKHASALIIVIFVMSSACINVSSRDIVEHFELYFKIESSEEVFKVHSLELYIENLTLGNFSFGSIVVDDVVSPVKAFNMSKMEKGEYTLSFRVTGRIVDASNTTHRISESLSTNVKVQEGGVTIGLRIIKESENYKIKIGNIYNSPMKDEDVLLVRASVLTKDDHRELVEAIRENQRLREKLLEEFNSTGNYAYYRSYIDLSYPIRAFADLGRERELTETELKILTLTLEANNAYYSNHTSPNKSYYIVAFSNETPYEFIPKIEGKFQSKLPFVYYKGRGFYPYPVTAVNWITSYFNRRDYEKGIALLNELDSLMEVEELNGERYALFKIYFHYRNSSIPWVSSFSQGIAAGLYAKAYNITKNETYLEKAQLLINSFELKGEEGFVINTTYGTWFLEYNFDPTFLVLNGHIITMKGLYNYYQVTGDERALELFNEGVESVKKALKDCDAGDWSLYSVKGLRASESYHRLHIELLVWLYNTTGDRYFLEYAEKWKEYIEKKGITP, encoded by the coding sequence ATGAATAGTATGAAAAAACATGCCTCAGCCCTTATAATTGTGATTTTTGTCATGTCCTCCGCATGCATTAATGTGTCCTCACGGGATATCGTCGAGCATTTTGAACTCTACTTTAAAATAGAGAGCTCAGAAGAGGTTTTTAAAGTACACTCGCTTGAACTCTATATAGAGAACCTAACGCTTGGAAACTTTTCTTTCGGAAGTATTGTGGTTGATGATGTAGTATCGCCTGTCAAAGCCTTCAACATGAGTAAAATGGAAAAAGGGGAGTACACCTTAAGCTTTAGAGTTACCGGCCGTATTGTAGATGCTTCCAACACCACACACAGAATAAGCGAGAGCCTCTCTACTAATGTTAAGGTACAAGAAGGTGGGGTTACAATTGGGCTTAGGATCATCAAAGAGAGCGAGAATTATAAAATCAAGATAGGAAATATCTACAATTCTCCAATGAAAGATGAAGATGTTCTGCTCGTTAGGGCCTCAGTTCTCACAAAAGATGATCACAGAGAGCTTGTTGAAGCAATAAGAGAAAACCAAAGACTTAGAGAAAAACTTCTCGAAGAGTTTAACTCAACGGGGAACTATGCTTACTACCGCTCTTACATAGATTTGAGCTATCCAATCAGAGCATTTGCCGATTTAGGAAGAGAACGGGAGCTTACCGAAACAGAACTTAAAATACTCACGCTAACACTCGAAGCAAACAACGCCTACTACTCAAACCACACATCTCCCAACAAAAGCTACTACATCGTTGCATTCTCGAATGAAACGCCTTACGAATTTATACCTAAAATAGAGGGCAAATTCCAAAGCAAGCTGCCCTTCGTCTATTATAAAGGTAGGGGATTTTACCCATACCCCGTTACCGCAGTCAATTGGATAACCTCATACTTCAATAGGAGAGATTATGAAAAAGGTATTGCCCTCTTAAACGAGCTTGATAGCCTTATGGAAGTCGAAGAGCTCAATGGAGAGAGATATGCACTCTTTAAGATTTACTTCCATTACCGGAACTCGAGCATCCCATGGGTTTCCTCCTTTTCTCAAGGAATTGCTGCTGGACTCTATGCAAAAGCTTACAACATCACAAAGAATGAAACTTATCTTGAAAAGGCACAGCTCTTAATAAATTCTTTCGAGCTGAAGGGAGAAGAAGGCTTTGTAATAAACACGACCTATGGCACGTGGTTTTTGGAGTACAACTTCGATCCAACATTTCTCGTCCTGAACGGACACATAATCACCATGAAAGGCCTTTACAACTACTACCAAGTCACAGGGGATGAGAGAGCATTGGAACTCTTCAACGAGGGAGTTGAGAGTGTTAAGAAGGCCTTAAAAGATTGTGATGCAGGAGATTGGAGCCTGTACTCCGTGAAGGGACTAAGAGCAAGTGAAAGCTATCATCGGCTTCACATAGAACTTCTGGTGTGGCTCTACAACACTACAGGAGATAGGTACTTTTTGGAGTACGCTGAAAAATGGAAGGAATATATAGAAAAGAAAGGGATTACTCCTTAA
- a CDS encoding ECF transporter S component yields MKAKEVALIGLMLALALMLQVSPFKIKTPWGMDIDFVAVPIMIIYFIYSFRESFLGLALLFLGLTLIAQSSWLGASMKFFATLSVLLGLEIAKRLTGFSTSSLNSAKTPIFIVLALTFAVLIRAPLMIAMNYYYAIPIWFGIPREQVIPVVEEFTHMPFWLAISLPNAIQTVVDVIGGFLVSFPVIRALPHVVKE; encoded by the coding sequence ATGAAAGCGAAGGAAGTTGCTTTAATAGGATTAATGCTGGCTTTAGCGTTAATGCTCCAAGTCTCGCCCTTTAAAATCAAGACACCATGGGGCATGGACATAGACTTCGTGGCAGTTCCAATAATGATTATCTACTTCATTTATAGCTTTAGAGAGTCATTTTTAGGCTTAGCCCTGCTCTTTTTGGGCCTCACACTTATAGCTCAGTCCTCTTGGCTGGGAGCGAGTATGAAGTTCTTTGCAACTTTAAGCGTCCTCTTAGGCCTTGAAATTGCCAAGAGGCTCACAGGCTTCAGCACCTCAAGCTTAAACTCAGCGAAAACTCCAATCTTTATAGTGCTAGCTTTAACATTCGCCGTCCTAATAAGAGCTCCCCTAATGATAGCTATGAATTATTACTACGCTATTCCCATATGGTTCGGCATTCCAAGGGAGCAGGTGATCCCAGTCGTGGAAGAATTCACACACATGCCCTTCTGGCTAGCAATAAGCCTTCCAAATGCAATACAAACGGTAGTTGATGTCATTGGAGGCTTTTTGGTTAGCTTTCCTGTAATCAGGGCTCTCCCGCATGTGGTTAAGGAGTAA
- a CDS encoding alpha-glucosidase: MKSIELLDQIVQVLKETEKKVEDLSSLSSKNKEKVLKMIREAEENFSALKDEVVIDNEELASFFLKRATKLKNATNNKTIERLGEKEYVKDVRAILRYSKAAPYDFAGYMKYVNRAYKAYVWGLISFFIISGLFPLGFKFTSLLLLIPVLLSLLSLKKRGYTGLMLAFAVTPIPIITGAYAVNYGIHAVGNPEEINAVAQAFGTSLGVAQGIIFLFLLLGLIDVVFLGYATYMFYKHRSAFL, translated from the coding sequence GTGAAAAGCATAGAACTTCTTGACCAAATAGTTCAAGTTTTAAAAGAGACGGAAAAGAAAGTTGAAGATTTAAGCTCACTCTCATCAAAGAACAAGGAAAAAGTACTGAAAATGATTAGAGAAGCTGAGGAAAACTTCTCTGCCCTTAAGGATGAGGTGGTTATAGATAACGAGGAGCTCGCAAGCTTCTTCTTAAAGAGAGCGACAAAATTAAAGAATGCCACAAACAATAAAACAATTGAAAGATTAGGTGAGAAGGAATATGTAAAGGATGTTAGGGCAATTTTGAGGTACTCAAAAGCTGCTCCATATGACTTTGCCGGCTATATGAAGTACGTTAATAGAGCATATAAAGCGTATGTGTGGGGTTTGATATCGTTTTTCATCATATCCGGTCTGTTCCCGCTGGGATTTAAGTTCACTTCACTGCTCCTCCTCATACCTGTTTTACTCTCCCTTCTAAGCCTGAAGAAGAGGGGTTATACCGGACTAATGCTGGCATTTGCGGTAACACCAATCCCAATAATCACAGGAGCTTATGCCGTAAACTATGGTATCCACGCTGTAGGAAACCCCGAAGAAATAAACGCGGTTGCACAGGCCTTTGGAACATCCCTCGGCGTAGCGCAGGGAATAATATTCCTCTTCCTGTTGCTGGGATTGATCGATGTGGTGTTCCTAGGGTATGCAACATACATGTTTTACAAACACAGAAGTGCCTTCCTTTGA
- a CDS encoding sodium-dependent transporter, giving the protein MAEQRDKWATKIGLILAMAGNAIGLGNFWRFPYQAAKNGGGAFMIPYFAALFLLGIPIMWVEWVEGRYGGKYGHGTLGPTFYLMSRESLKPRTALIFGIIGGMLAFSVTTLLNSYYLHIIGWSAAYTYFSATGAYFGKDSVQFLINYLGNTGQVLLFWGISVALLGVAVGQGVSKGIERWVKVMMPLLYVAAILLVLRSLTLGSPVKPEWSAIKGFEFLWEPRLSEVTWQSALAAAGQIFFTLSLGMGIIQNYASYLGPEDDVALSGLATVSLNEFAEVILGGSIAIPIAFAYLGQEGVKAGVGLAYIALPNVFMNMPAGQFFGAVWFLLLWFAGFTSAIAMYNYLTALLEEDLKISRKTGAIFVFILYLILGLPVALDPTKATLDLYYLTELDNWVGSYLLVILGFFDIIVAVWLFKPENFWEELHKGAYIKVPEWVMILIKYIAPAYTFILLFFTTKSYIESGYFKAVPSYVAKPEFANWVWLARGMMLFILIIGAVEAYMAIKKKYGEELEKNEVIIRL; this is encoded by the coding sequence ATGGCTGAACAAAGAGATAAATGGGCAACTAAGATTGGTTTGATCTTAGCCATGGCAGGAAACGCAATAGGTCTCGGAAACTTCTGGAGATTCCCGTACCAGGCCGCCAAGAACGGTGGCGGTGCGTTCATGATACCATACTTTGCAGCGCTGTTCCTATTGGGTATACCCATCATGTGGGTCGAGTGGGTTGAAGGTAGATATGGAGGTAAGTACGGCCACGGTACATTGGGACCAACATTCTACTTAATGTCAAGAGAGAGCTTAAAGCCAAGAACCGCATTGATATTTGGTATCATTGGTGGTATGCTGGCATTTTCAGTTACAACACTCCTCAACAGCTATTATCTGCACATCATAGGATGGTCAGCGGCATACACATACTTCAGCGCAACCGGAGCATACTTCGGAAAGGACTCCGTTCAGTTCTTAATTAACTACTTGGGCAACACTGGACAGGTGCTCCTGTTCTGGGGTATCTCAGTGGCACTCTTGGGAGTTGCAGTGGGTCAAGGTGTTAGTAAGGGTATAGAAAGATGGGTTAAGGTTATGATGCCCTTGCTTTATGTGGCAGCTATTCTCCTGGTTCTTAGGTCTTTGACTTTGGGCTCTCCAGTTAAACCAGAATGGAGTGCTATAAAAGGATTTGAGTTCCTCTGGGAGCCAAGACTTAGCGAAGTAACCTGGCAATCTGCTTTAGCCGCTGCTGGACAAATATTCTTCACCCTGAGTTTGGGTATGGGTATCATACAAAACTACGCCTCCTACTTAGGCCCAGAAGACGACGTTGCACTCTCAGGTTTAGCAACAGTTTCACTCAACGAGTTTGCTGAAGTCATATTGGGTGGTTCAATTGCTATACCAATTGCTTTCGCTTACTTGGGTCAAGAAGGTGTCAAAGCGGGTGTAGGTTTAGCTTACATTGCCCTACCAAACGTCTTCATGAACATGCCAGCTGGTCAATTCTTCGGTGCAGTATGGTTCCTATTACTCTGGTTCGCAGGTTTCACATCAGCTATAGCTATGTACAACTATTTAACCGCTCTCTTGGAAGAGGACTTGAAGATAAGCAGAAAGACCGGTGCAATATTCGTGTTCATACTCTACTTGATATTGGGACTTCCAGTGGCTTTAGACCCAACAAAGGCCACATTGGACCTCTACTACTTAACAGAGCTTGACAACTGGGTTGGTTCATACTTACTGGTAATCCTCGGATTCTTCGACATCATAGTTGCCGTATGGCTCTTCAAGCCAGAGAACTTCTGGGAGGAGCTGCACAAGGGTGCATACATTAAGGTTCCAGAGTGGGTTATGATACTCATCAAGTACATAGCCCCAGCATACACATTCATACTGTTGTTCTTCACAACAAAGAGCTACATTGAAAGCGGATACTTCAAGGCAGTGCCAAGCTATGTTGCCAAGCCAGAATTTGCCAACTGGGTATGGCTCGCTAGAGGCATGATGCTCTTCATCCTCATAATAGGTGCAGTAGAAGCATACATGGCAATAAAGAAGAAGTATGGCGAGGAGCTGGAGAAGAACGAGGTCATTATAAGGCTGTGA
- the gdhA gene encoding glutamate dehydrogenase → MVEQDPFEIAVKQLERAAQYMDISEEALEFLKRPQRILEVTIPVEMDDGSVKVFTGFRVQYNWARGPTKGGIRWHPDETLSTVKALAAWMTWKTAVVDIPYGGGKGGVICNPKEMSDREKERLARGYIKAIYDIISPYTDVPAPDVYTNPQIMGWMMDEYEMLARRKTPAFGIITGKPPSVGGIVARMDATARGAAFTVREAAKALGMDLKGKTIAIQGYGNAGYYMAKIMTEEYGMKVVAVSDSKGGIYNPDGLNADEVLEWKKKNGTVKDFPGATNITNEELLELEVDVLAPSAIEEVITKKNADNIKAKIVAELANGPTTPEADEILYEKGILVIPDFLCNAGGVTVSYFEWVQNINGFYWTVEETRKRLDDKMTKAFWDVYNTHKEKGINMRDAAYVVAVQRVYQAMLDRGWVKK, encoded by the coding sequence ATGGTTGAGCAAGACCCATTTGAAATTGCTGTTAAGCAGCTCGAGAGGGCTGCCCAATATATGGACATAAGTGAAGAGGCTCTTGAGTTTTTAAAGAGGCCACAAAGGATTCTCGAAGTAACAATTCCAGTTGAGATGGACGATGGTTCTGTTAAGGTTTTCACCGGTTTCAGAGTCCAGTACAACTGGGCCCGCGGTCCAACAAAGGGTGGTATTAGATGGCACCCAGATGAGACCCTCAGCACAGTTAAGGCTCTCGCTGCTTGGATGACCTGGAAGACTGCTGTTGTTGACATCCCATACGGTGGAGGTAAGGGTGGAGTTATCTGTAACCCCAAGGAAATGAGCGACAGGGAGAAGGAAAGGCTTGCGAGAGGATACATAAAGGCTATTTATGACATTATCAGCCCATACACAGATGTTCCAGCTCCTGACGTTTACACCAATCCACAGATCATGGGCTGGATGATGGACGAGTATGAGATGCTCGCAAGGAGGAAGACCCCAGCCTTTGGTATCATCACAGGTAAGCCACCAAGCGTTGGTGGTATCGTCGCTAGAATGGACGCTACAGCAAGAGGTGCTGCCTTCACAGTTAGAGAGGCAGCTAAGGCCCTTGGCATGGACCTTAAGGGCAAGACCATCGCTATCCAAGGTTACGGTAACGCCGGTTACTACATGGCCAAGATCATGACAGAAGAGTACGGAATGAAGGTTGTCGCTGTCAGCGACAGTAAGGGCGGCATTTACAACCCAGATGGACTCAACGCTGATGAAGTCCTTGAGTGGAAGAAGAAGAACGGTACAGTTAAGGACTTCCCAGGTGCAACCAACATAACCAACGAAGAATTGCTCGAGCTCGAAGTTGATGTCCTTGCTCCAAGCGCTATTGAGGAAGTCATCACCAAGAAGAACGCCGACAACATCAAGGCTAAGATCGTTGCCGAGCTTGCCAACGGTCCAACCACACCAGAGGCAGATGAGATACTCTATGAGAAGGGCATCCTCGTAATCCCAGACTTCCTCTGTAACGCCGGTGGTGTTACAGTCAGCTACTTCGAGTGGGTGCAAAACATCAACGGCTTCTACTGGACAGTTGAGGAGACAAGAAAGAGGCTTGACGATAAGATGACCAAGGCCTTCTGGGACGTCTACAACACTCACAAGGAGAAAGGCATCAACATGAGAGATGCCGCCTACGTTGTTGCCGTCCAAAGAGTCTACCAAGCCATGCTCGACAGAGGATGGGTCAAGAAGTGA